In Amycolatopsis endophytica, the following are encoded in one genomic region:
- a CDS encoding MFS transporter yields the protein MTTRERTTPGGRERWVRIGLLLAVGLFVAYLDRSNLSIGIKGVARDLDFAGGSFPAVSSLTLTAFLWGYLASNLLGGFLTGRFDAKWILLVSVAGYSLCTLAIGFSDSVPVLVALRIGVGVFEGFYWPQQFRLAKEWFDEREMSRASALIQYYGQYLALALGFFLLTPVYSAWDWRPLFWLLGGIGLVVIVPLYAVFLRSRPGVPRFAPVRATRTEDTTRERLTFAALGGWRFLLIVFSYFANGMLFWGITLFLPQTVSGFGLSPMLSGLASATPYLVSLVLTVPMIALSDRTGKRGPIAVSGLVVGGILIACLPFAHSAPAQFVLISLGVGYFTAAYTPNIWAIAVTRLSSTAVGPATGIINGFGAGGGGIVAGWLVGALLAATGSYFPGFAILGVVAIAGGIALAIYVRSTSNRPSETQLVEQEIG from the coding sequence ATGACAACGAGGGAACGCACCACACCGGGTGGGCGCGAACGGTGGGTCCGGATCGGACTGTTGCTCGCGGTGGGCCTGTTCGTCGCCTACCTCGACCGGTCCAACCTGTCCATCGGGATCAAGGGGGTGGCCCGCGATCTCGACTTCGCGGGCGGCAGTTTCCCGGCCGTGTCGAGTCTGACGCTGACCGCGTTCCTGTGGGGCTACCTGGCCTCCAACCTGCTCGGCGGGTTCCTCACCGGGCGCTTCGACGCCAAGTGGATCCTGCTCGTCTCGGTCGCCGGATACTCCCTGTGCACGCTGGCGATCGGGTTCAGCGACAGCGTGCCCGTACTCGTGGCGCTCCGGATCGGCGTCGGGGTGTTCGAAGGTTTCTACTGGCCGCAACAGTTCCGCCTCGCCAAGGAGTGGTTCGACGAGCGGGAGATGAGCCGGGCCAGCGCGCTCATCCAGTACTACGGCCAGTACCTGGCGCTCGCGCTCGGCTTCTTCCTGCTCACCCCGGTGTATTCGGCGTGGGACTGGCGGCCGTTGTTCTGGCTGCTCGGCGGGATCGGGCTGGTCGTGATCGTGCCGCTGTACGCGGTGTTCCTGCGTTCCCGGCCCGGCGTGCCGCGGTTCGCCCCCGTACGGGCCACCCGCACCGAGGACACGACACGGGAACGGCTCACCTTCGCCGCACTCGGCGGATGGCGCTTCCTGCTGATCGTGTTCAGCTACTTCGCCAACGGCATGCTGTTCTGGGGCATCACGCTCTTCCTGCCGCAGACCGTCTCGGGTTTCGGCCTGTCCCCCATGCTGAGCGGGCTGGCATCGGCGACGCCGTACCTGGTCTCGCTCGTGCTGACCGTCCCGATGATCGCGTTGAGCGACCGCACCGGCAAACGCGGGCCGATCGCGGTGTCCGGTCTGGTGGTCGGCGGGATCCTCATCGCCTGCCTGCCCTTCGCGCACTCCGCTCCGGCCCAGTTCGTGCTGATCAGTCTCGGCGTCGGCTACTTCACCGCGGCCTACACGCCCAACATCTGGGCCATCGCCGTGACCCGGCTGTCCAGCACCGCGGTCGGACCCGCCACCGGCATCATCAACGGATTCGGCGCCGGCGGCGGCGGCATCGTGGCAGGCTGGCTGGTCGGCGCACTGCTGGCCGCCACCGGCAGCTACTTCCCCGGCTTCGCGATCCTCGGCGTGGTCGCGATCGCCGGCGGTATCGCACTCGCCATCTACGTGCGCTCGACCTCGAACCGGCCCTCGGAAACCCAGCTGGTGGAACAGGAAATCGGGTAG
- a CDS encoding mandelate racemase/muconate lactonizing enzyme family protein yields the protein MKIHSVTTHVVGHRLDVPFGMSQWDWDSRGSCLVEIRTDDGHTGWGECFGPAAGNRALIDGFFAAFLVGRDPRELTDIWDTLYNRNREWGRKGISIAAISGIEIALWDLAGRAAGLPVWRLLGGKHTPEVRAYASAFYYGGPWEADIEAEAASVLEAGYRDVKMKVGRDLKTDIDRVRRARAALGDEVRVAVDANRGYTTAEAKTFLRELAGADLWFFEEPVLPEDLQGYRELRATTTVPIAGGESEFTRWGFRELIETRAVDILQPDATACGGIRETLLIAGMASAHGITTLPHVWGSSITIAAGLHLITALPQVTPSTGRRPVAVELDQAPNPFRSGLAGLETGPVMSVPEGPGLGIEIDRDVLRRYAA from the coding sequence ATGAAGATTCACTCCGTCACCACCCACGTCGTCGGGCACCGGCTCGACGTGCCGTTCGGGATGTCCCAATGGGACTGGGATTCCCGCGGCAGCTGCCTGGTGGAGATCCGCACCGACGACGGCCACACCGGGTGGGGCGAGTGCTTCGGCCCGGCGGCGGGCAACCGCGCCCTGATCGACGGGTTCTTCGCGGCGTTCCTGGTCGGCCGCGACCCGCGCGAGCTCACCGACATCTGGGACACGCTCTACAACCGCAACCGCGAATGGGGCCGCAAGGGCATCTCGATCGCGGCGATCTCCGGCATCGAGATCGCGCTCTGGGACCTGGCGGGCCGGGCCGCCGGGCTGCCGGTCTGGCGGTTGCTCGGCGGCAAGCACACGCCCGAGGTGCGCGCCTACGCGTCGGCCTTCTACTACGGCGGGCCGTGGGAGGCGGACATCGAAGCCGAAGCCGCGTCGGTGCTGGAGGCCGGTTACCGCGACGTGAAGATGAAGGTCGGCAGGGACCTCAAGACCGACATCGACCGTGTGCGCCGGGCCCGTGCCGCGCTCGGCGACGAGGTGCGCGTCGCGGTGGACGCCAACCGCGGGTACACCACCGCCGAGGCCAAGACCTTCCTGCGCGAGCTGGCCGGGGCGGACCTGTGGTTCTTCGAGGAGCCCGTGCTGCCCGAGGACCTGCAGGGCTACCGCGAGCTGCGGGCCACCACCACGGTGCCGATCGCCGGTGGGGAGTCCGAGTTCACGCGGTGGGGGTTCCGCGAACTCATCGAGACCCGCGCGGTCGACATCCTGCAGCCGGACGCCACGGCCTGCGGCGGCATCCGGGAAACCCTGCTGATCGCGGGAATGGCCAGCGCGCACGGCATCACCACGCTCCCCCACGTCTGGGGCTCCTCGATCACGATCGCGGCCGGCCTGCACCTGATCACCGCGCTGCCGCAGGTCACGCCCTCCACCGGCCGCCGTCCCGTCGCGGTGGAGCTCGACCAGGCGCCGAACCCGTTCCGCTCGGGCCTGGCGGGGCTGGAGACCGGCCCGGTGATGAGCGTGCCGGAGGGGCCCGGCCTCGGCATCGAGATCGATCGCGACGTGCTGCGACGCTACGCGGCCTGA
- a CDS encoding LacI family DNA-binding transcriptional regulator: protein MAGRNRATVRDVAEAAGVSAQTVSRVVNQSGYVSADARRRVLDAVARLGYSPNVLGRSLRSTRSPMVGLAVSDIGNPFYARLHRALETPLRAAGLSVLLLNCDDDAGLEAAQLELLASYRPTGLVLSPATGTRFSARQAGVFDNVVLVSRTVPGIDVPTVVTNEQEAFAQAAEELYSAGHRRIVAVMGPEGVSTTRLREAGLHEATGRHPDRHALVRYTEGTSAAARAALREVLTTESGVTAVLGFNVPVTEGILVAVREAGLTVPGDLSVVGFTDAGWMAAAHPSVTAVAQPVEEMGRLAGDLIVRMAAGDRPARNPHLVVPGSLVRRESVTPPRKEQR from the coding sequence TTGGCCGGACGCAACCGGGCGACGGTGCGGGATGTCGCCGAGGCCGCGGGGGTCAGTGCGCAGACGGTGTCGCGCGTGGTGAACCAGAGTGGCTACGTCAGTGCGGACGCGCGGCGCCGTGTGCTGGACGCTGTCGCGCGGCTGGGGTATTCGCCGAACGTACTCGGGCGGAGTCTGCGGTCCACGCGTTCCCCGATGGTCGGCCTGGCGGTCTCCGACATCGGCAACCCGTTCTACGCCCGCCTGCACCGGGCGCTGGAGACGCCCCTGCGCGCGGCCGGTCTGAGCGTGCTGCTGCTCAACTGTGACGACGACGCTGGACTCGAAGCCGCCCAGCTCGAGTTGCTCGCCTCCTACCGGCCGACCGGTCTGGTCCTCTCCCCCGCGACCGGGACCCGCTTTTCGGCGCGGCAGGCCGGGGTGTTCGACAACGTCGTGCTGGTCAGCCGGACGGTTCCGGGCATCGACGTGCCGACCGTGGTCACCAATGAGCAGGAGGCGTTCGCCCAGGCGGCCGAGGAACTCTACAGCGCCGGGCACCGCCGGATCGTCGCCGTGATGGGTCCGGAGGGCGTGTCCACGACCCGGCTGCGGGAGGCGGGCCTGCACGAGGCGACCGGCCGGCACCCGGACCGGCACGCCCTCGTCCGCTACACCGAAGGCACCTCGGCCGCCGCCCGCGCCGCCCTGCGCGAAGTCCTCACCACCGAATCCGGGGTGACCGCCGTGCTCGGCTTCAACGTGCCCGTCACCGAAGGGATCCTCGTCGCCGTACGGGAAGCGGGCCTGACCGTGCCGGGTGACCTGTCGGTGGTCGGATTCACCGACGCCGGCTGGATGGCCGCCGCCCACCCCTCGGTGACCGCGGTGGCCCAGCCGGTCGAGGAGATGGGTCGTCTGGCCGGGGACCTGATCGTGCGGATGGCCGCCGGCGACCGCCCCGCGCGGAACCCGCACCTGGTCGTGCCCGGCTCCCTGGTGCGCCGCGAATCCGTCACGCCGCCGCGGAAGGAACAGCGATGA
- a CDS encoding IclR family transcriptional regulator translates to MTDQPPRTPLLQGLAILEYFATTPRATVAEVARHFGMPMSTVYRYVRQLWQGGYLYRIDGAYSRGRKSLVESTGSDQHLVTVARPVLTSLRDATDGPALLSVRVESVLLCLDVVSPPSWGPLTFRPGQVQSLHAGASAEVLLAFAPAAVVDSVTARPLRRYTAKTPEVAQLRERLATVRRHGYAVSYGELTAGIVGVAAPVLHDRQCVCAVSSVAPQDGVGARLDQMIGQVRDAARALAEQVAVGGGRAWHREER, encoded by the coding sequence GTGACCGACCAGCCCCCGCGCACACCGCTGCTGCAGGGGCTGGCCATCCTGGAGTACTTCGCCACCACCCCGCGGGCCACCGTGGCCGAGGTGGCGCGGCACTTCGGGATGCCGATGTCCACTGTGTACCGCTATGTGCGGCAGCTGTGGCAGGGTGGCTACCTGTACCGGATCGACGGCGCCTACAGCCGGGGCCGCAAGTCGCTCGTGGAGAGCACCGGTTCCGACCAGCACCTGGTCACGGTCGCCCGTCCGGTGCTCACGTCGCTGCGGGACGCCACCGACGGCCCGGCGCTGCTCAGCGTGCGGGTGGAGAGTGTCCTGCTGTGCCTCGACGTGGTGTCACCCCCGTCGTGGGGTCCGCTGACGTTCCGTCCGGGCCAGGTGCAGTCGCTGCACGCCGGGGCGAGTGCGGAGGTGCTGCTGGCGTTCGCCCCGGCGGCCGTCGTGGACAGTGTCACCGCCCGGCCGCTGCGCCGCTACACGGCGAAGACCCCCGAGGTGGCGCAGCTGCGCGAGCGGCTGGCCACCGTGCGGCGGCACGGGTACGCGGTGTCCTACGGGGAGCTGACGGCGGGGATCGTGGGCGTGGCGGCACCCGTGCTGCACGACCGGCAGTGCGTGTGCGCGGTCAGTTCGGTCGCCCCGCAGGACGGCGTCGGTGCCCGCCTGGACCAGATGATCGGGCAGGTGCGCGACGCGGCCCGCGCCCTCGCCGAGCAGGTCGCCGTGGGCGGTGGCCGGGCCTGGCACCGTGAGGAGCGCTAG
- a CDS encoding hydantoinase B/oxoprolinase family protein — MSDRIETDRVTLGILKSHFVAAAESMCHTLERTAHSTFIKESADYSAAIATPAGEIFAFPRNLGVTSFVGLNLATALSAFDDYEPGDIVITNDPYATDGLASHLPDIHMLKPVFAEGEIVAVAWCFIHCSDVGGLVPASISPDAYDISQEGMRIPPRKLYRAGELDREFLDLFLANCRTPEENWGDFKAMIASLGTAERRVHELVAKYGRDVIVRASEDVLTWTEQSVREQITTLPDGDFTFADYIDSDSDGLPVRIQVTLRIRGDEIVLDYDGTDPQVGNAYNVPAFGPRHPFLCQGLINFFLSHDPSMPVTGGVVRPLTNRTRPGTVVSPLFPAAVGVRYATAHRIYNVVLGALAGAVPDRVPAAGAGQAAIVAMSVPDPETGRRRVSVLQPMFGGGGATHRTDGVAGADSCAGYLKNTPIESMETTVPVLARRYELVPDSAGAGARRGGWGARFDFEVLRPDTIVTARGMERTRFAPWGAHGGQAASLTSSVVNEGTPGERRLGRIGVLHLDRGDTVGIQASGGGGYGDPLDRDPEAVREDVLTGLLAPARATEDYGVVLDGTTVDAEATVRERARRRKATPGFDLGRERTEHERLWPEETAALVARRLLTCPAALRPVLKRELHRLAREQDAPLTPEQVDTTLAGPEGNVAGTP; from the coding sequence ATGAGCGACCGCATCGAGACCGACCGGGTCACCCTCGGCATCCTCAAAAGCCATTTCGTCGCCGCCGCCGAGAGCATGTGCCATACGCTCGAACGCACCGCGCACTCCACGTTCATCAAGGAATCGGCCGACTACTCGGCCGCCATCGCCACCCCGGCCGGCGAGATCTTCGCCTTTCCCCGCAACCTCGGCGTCACCTCCTTCGTCGGGCTCAACCTCGCCACCGCGCTGAGCGCCTTCGACGACTACGAACCCGGCGACATCGTCATCACCAACGACCCCTACGCCACCGACGGCCTGGCCAGCCACCTGCCCGACATCCACATGCTCAAGCCCGTATTCGCCGAGGGCGAGATCGTCGCCGTCGCCTGGTGCTTCATCCACTGCTCGGACGTCGGCGGCCTCGTGCCGGCCAGCATCTCGCCGGACGCGTACGACATCAGCCAGGAGGGCATGCGCATCCCACCGCGCAAGCTGTACCGCGCCGGTGAGCTCGACCGCGAGTTCCTCGACCTGTTCCTCGCCAACTGCCGCACGCCCGAGGAGAACTGGGGGGACTTCAAAGCGATGATCGCCAGCCTCGGCACCGCCGAGCGGCGGGTGCACGAACTGGTCGCCAAGTACGGCCGGGACGTGATCGTCCGGGCGAGCGAGGACGTGCTCACATGGACGGAGCAGTCGGTGCGGGAGCAGATCACGACACTGCCCGACGGCGACTTCACGTTCGCCGACTACATCGACTCCGATTCCGACGGGCTGCCCGTGCGCATCCAGGTGACACTGCGCATTCGCGGTGACGAGATCGTGCTCGACTACGACGGGACCGATCCGCAGGTCGGCAACGCCTACAACGTGCCGGCGTTCGGGCCGAGGCATCCCTTCCTGTGCCAGGGTCTGATCAACTTCTTCCTGTCGCACGACCCGTCGATGCCCGTGACCGGCGGGGTCGTGCGGCCGCTGACCAACAGGACCCGGCCGGGCACCGTCGTGTCCCCGTTGTTCCCCGCCGCCGTGGGCGTCCGCTACGCCACCGCGCACCGGATCTACAACGTGGTGCTCGGCGCGCTCGCGGGGGCGGTGCCCGACCGGGTTCCCGCGGCGGGCGCCGGCCAGGCCGCCATCGTCGCGATGTCCGTGCCCGATCCCGAGACCGGCCGGCGACGGGTGTCCGTGTTGCAGCCGATGTTCGGCGGCGGCGGCGCCACCCATCGCACCGACGGCGTCGCCGGGGCCGACTCGTGTGCGGGATACCTGAAGAACACGCCGATCGAGAGTATGGAAACCACCGTGCCGGTGCTGGCCCGCCGCTACGAGCTGGTGCCGGACTCCGCGGGTGCCGGCGCGCGGCGCGGCGGCTGGGGCGCGCGGTTCGACTTCGAGGTGCTCCGCCCGGACACCATCGTCACCGCACGCGGTATGGAGCGCACCAGGTTCGCGCCGTGGGGCGCCCACGGCGGGCAGGCCGCATCGCTGACCTCCAGCGTCGTCAACGAGGGCACGCCGGGCGAACGGCGGCTCGGCCGGATCGGCGTGCTGCACCTGGACCGTGGCGACACCGTCGGCATCCAGGCTTCCGGAGGCGGCGGGTACGGCGACCCTCTCGACCGCGACCCGGAAGCGGTGCGGGAGGACGTGCTCACGGGCCTGCTGGCGCCCGCGCGCGCGACCGAGGACTACGGCGTGGTGCTCGACGGCACGACGGTCGACGCCGAGGCGACCGTGCGTGAACGGGCGCGGCGCCGGAAGGCGACGCCGGGCTTCGACCTCGGCCGCGAGCGAACCGAGCACGAGCGGCTGTGGCCGGAGGAGACGGCCGCGCTCGTCGCGCGGCGCCTGCTGACGTGCCCGGCCGCACTGCGTCCCGTCCTCAAGCGCGAGCTGCACCGGCTGGCACGCGAACAGGATGCCCCGCTGACGCCGGAACAGGTGGACACCACGCTGGCGGGACCGGAAGGTAACGTCGCGGGCACCCCCTGA
- a CDS encoding hydantoinase/oxoprolinase family protein, which translates to MHTPRFRLGIDIGGTFTDLSVLDETTGERIEFKTPTVPDAPARGVENGLRQLADLGVEPAGIGYFVHGTTIALNALIQRRGARVALLVTEGFRDVLEQARLRIPIPYDFYAHRTVPLVPRERVLPVHERTGPAGPLLPLDDTECRRVAGQIGALEPDAVVIALLHSYAHPAHERRLAEHLRTAFPGLPVFASAEVWPQMREYERTMVAVMNAFVQPTLSAYLSELESALAAAGVTVRPYITRSNGGIMTVGSAKDRPIDTLLSGPASGVTGAVEAAAASGLRDLVTLDMGGTSADVSIVEHGVPELSRAEEIEDLPVIVPAIGISAIGAGGGSIAWIDSVGVLRVGPDSAGAVPGPAGYGLGGTRPALSDAFLEAGYLNPGAFAGKARLDVDAARTALATLAGPLGLDTAQTAEAVIKVAVANMYTELSGVVERRGIDPRDFTLVAFGGAGPVVAALLAGEMRFARVLVPLSPGTLCARGALGAPVMSDFVRSVPWALAEAPPTDLPAQLGRLRAEAREWITEQAPASAGHRLTWSASCRYVGQAHEIDLPVEPEWLAAEGAPHLAKAFHDRHRQLFSHADPDAPVELIEIRARVTGDQPAAVETPEPSPRDGELTAFTTRAILVDGTRHEARCYRRADLRDGDVLGGPAIVEQSDTTVLVPPGWLARTDHARNLLLEGPSA; encoded by the coding sequence GTGCACACACCACGTTTCCGGCTGGGCATCGACATCGGGGGCACCTTCACCGACCTGTCAGTGCTCGACGAGACCACCGGCGAGCGGATCGAGTTCAAGACCCCGACAGTGCCCGACGCGCCCGCGCGGGGAGTGGAGAACGGGCTGCGGCAGTTGGCCGACCTCGGGGTCGAGCCCGCCGGCATCGGCTACTTCGTGCACGGCACCACGATCGCGCTCAACGCGCTCATCCAGCGCCGCGGCGCCCGGGTGGCACTGCTGGTCACGGAGGGCTTCCGCGATGTGCTCGAACAGGCCCGCCTGCGCATCCCCATCCCGTACGACTTCTACGCCCACCGCACGGTCCCGCTCGTACCACGCGAACGGGTACTGCCCGTGCACGAGCGCACCGGGCCCGCGGGACCGCTCCTGCCGCTCGACGACACGGAATGCCGTCGGGTCGCCGGCCAGATCGGCGCGCTGGAGCCCGATGCCGTCGTGATCGCGCTTCTGCACTCCTACGCCCATCCCGCGCACGAACGGCGGCTCGCGGAGCACCTGCGTACCGCGTTCCCCGGACTGCCCGTGTTCGCCTCGGCGGAGGTCTGGCCCCAGATGCGCGAGTACGAGCGGACGATGGTCGCGGTGATGAACGCCTTCGTCCAGCCCACGCTCTCGGCCTACCTGTCCGAACTGGAGTCGGCACTGGCCGCGGCGGGTGTCACCGTGCGCCCCTACATCACGCGCTCCAACGGCGGCATCATGACCGTCGGCTCGGCGAAGGACCGTCCCATCGACACCCTGCTGTCGGGACCCGCTTCGGGGGTGACCGGCGCGGTCGAGGCCGCCGCGGCCTCGGGCCTGCGCGACCTCGTGACGCTCGACATGGGCGGCACGTCCGCCGACGTGTCCATTGTCGAACACGGCGTGCCCGAGCTGTCCCGCGCGGAGGAGATCGAAGACCTGCCGGTCATCGTGCCCGCCATCGGGATCAGCGCGATCGGCGCGGGCGGGGGCTCGATCGCGTGGATCGACTCCGTGGGCGTGCTGCGAGTCGGTCCCGACTCGGCCGGCGCCGTGCCCGGTCCCGCCGGGTACGGGCTCGGCGGCACCCGCCCCGCGTTGTCCGACGCGTTCCTGGAAGCGGGATACCTCAACCCCGGCGCGTTCGCGGGCAAGGCCAGACTCGACGTGGACGCCGCGCGCACCGCGCTCGCCACCCTCGCCGGGCCACTGGGGCTGGACACCGCGCAGACCGCCGAAGCCGTCATCAAGGTCGCCGTGGCGAACATGTACACCGAACTGTCCGGAGTGGTCGAACGACGCGGTATCGACCCCCGCGATTTCACGCTCGTCGCGTTCGGCGGGGCCGGGCCCGTTGTGGCGGCCCTGCTGGCCGGGGAGATGCGGTTCGCCAGGGTGCTGGTCCCGCTGTCACCGGGCACGTTGTGCGCCCGGGGCGCGCTGGGCGCGCCGGTCATGAGCGACTTCGTGCGGTCGGTGCCGTGGGCCCTGGCCGAGGCGCCGCCCACGGACCTCCCCGCGCAGCTGGGCCGGCTGCGCGCGGAGGCGCGGGAGTGGATCACCGAGCAGGCACCCGCCTCGGCCGGCCACCGGCTCACGTGGTCCGCCTCCTGCCGCTACGTGGGACAGGCCCACGAAATCGACCTGCCGGTCGAACCGGAGTGGCTCGCGGCCGAGGGCGCCCCGCACCTCGCGAAGGCGTTCCACGACCGGCACCGGCAGCTGTTCTCGCACGCCGACCCGGACGCGCCGGTCGAGCTGATCGAGATCAGGGCCCGGGTGACGGGCGACCAGCCGGCCGCGGTGGAAACGCCGGAGCCCTCGCCGCGCGACGGCGAGCTCACCGCGTTCACGACCCGTGCGATCCTCGTCGACGGCACCCGGCACGAGGCCCGCTGCTATCGCAGGGCCGACCTGCGGGACGGCGACGTGCTCGGCGGGCCCGCGATCGTCGAGCAGAGCGACACCACCGTGCTCGTCCCGCCCGGCTGGCTGGCACGCACCGACCACGCCCGCAACCTCCTCCTCGAAGGGCCCAGCGCATGA
- a CDS encoding MFS transporter, which produces MSGPDLSRLDHEPVREAPARARRRAVAAATLGNVIEWYDFAIYGLFAKVLAANFFPAADPAAGLLATFAVFAVSFGVRPLGAFVFGYYGDRYGRSRALAATVVLMGVGTTLIGVLPTYHSLGLAATVLLVLCRVLQGLSAGGEWSGSSTFLVEYAPRGRRGFFGSFVQFGSSAGSLIGSLVGALIGALASEEALYDGLWRIPFILGGLIGAFGLFLRWKLEDTPEFRKLAESGAVAAAPVRGAFADQWRQGLKAIGFTMAYTVCVYITLTYMPTFVSSTTHIDLTGALFLNAVQIAVMMTLLPVFGLLSDRVGRRPVLLVFCALCVLVPVPLFLLLSQGTVGTVIAAQCLLAVMVAMIGGAGPAATAELFPTGTRYTSFGISYNIAVAAFGGTAPFISTFLIDASGSSISPAFYMVLAGLVSGLTVLFAMRETAHRPL; this is translated from the coding sequence ATGAGTGGACCCGACCTGTCGCGGCTGGACCACGAGCCCGTACGGGAAGCGCCCGCCCGAGCCCGCCGCCGGGCCGTGGCCGCGGCCACGCTCGGCAACGTCATCGAGTGGTACGACTTCGCGATCTACGGTCTGTTCGCCAAGGTGCTCGCGGCGAACTTCTTCCCCGCGGCGGACCCGGCGGCCGGTCTGCTCGCGACGTTCGCCGTGTTCGCGGTGTCCTTCGGGGTACGGCCGCTGGGGGCGTTCGTCTTCGGCTACTACGGCGACCGCTACGGCCGCAGCCGGGCGCTCGCCGCCACGGTCGTGCTGATGGGTGTGGGCACCACCCTCATCGGCGTGCTGCCGACCTACCATTCACTGGGCCTGGCCGCGACGGTCCTGCTCGTGCTCTGCCGGGTGCTGCAGGGCCTGTCCGCCGGCGGCGAGTGGTCCGGCTCGTCGACGTTCCTGGTGGAGTACGCCCCGCGGGGCAGGCGCGGGTTCTTCGGCAGCTTCGTCCAGTTCGGCTCCTCGGCGGGCTCGCTGATCGGCTCTCTCGTCGGTGCCCTCATCGGCGCGCTGGCCTCGGAGGAGGCGCTCTACGACGGACTGTGGCGCATCCCCTTCATCCTCGGTGGACTGATCGGCGCGTTCGGCCTGTTCCTGCGCTGGAAACTGGAGGACACCCCGGAGTTCCGCAAGCTCGCCGAATCCGGTGCGGTGGCCGCGGCACCGGTGCGCGGGGCGTTCGCCGACCAGTGGCGGCAGGGGCTCAAGGCGATCGGCTTCACCATGGCCTACACGGTGTGCGTGTACATCACGCTGACCTACATGCCGACGTTCGTCAGCAGCACCACGCACATCGATCTGACCGGGGCGTTGTTCCTCAACGCCGTCCAGATCGCGGTCATGATGACCCTGCTGCCGGTGTTCGGCCTGCTGTCGGACCGGGTGGGCAGGCGGCCGGTGTTGCTCGTGTTCTGCGCGCTGTGCGTGCTGGTGCCGGTCCCGCTGTTCCTGCTGCTGTCGCAGGGCACGGTCGGCACCGTGATCGCCGCGCAGTGCCTGCTCGCGGTGATGGTCGCGATGATCGGTGGGGCCGGGCCGGCGGCGACGGCCGAGCTGTTCCCCACCGGGACCCGCTACACCTCGTTCGGAATCAGCTACAACATCGCGGTGGCGGCTTTCGGCGGGACCGCGCCGTTCATCTCCACGTTCCTCATCGACGCCAGCGGCAGCTCGATCTCGCCCGCCTTCTACATGGTCCTGGCCGGGCTCGTGTCCGGGCTGACCGTGCTGTTCGCGATGCGCGAGACGGCCCACCGGCCGCTGTGA